The Stomoxys calcitrans chromosome 3, idStoCalc2.1, whole genome shotgun sequence genome includes a region encoding these proteins:
- the LOC106082732 gene encoding uncharacterized protein LOC106082732 produces the protein MERWVLNTIIALCLIQTVLAIKCWECRSDSDPKCGDPFDNSTLVITDCNQVSNLEHLPGVRPTMCRKIRQKAHGEWRYFRSCAFIGEPGIGGDERYCLMRTGSYNIFMEFCTCNSKDGCNGAGLLSGNQVAIAVTTVLVSTVAWFLRN, from the exons ATGGAACGTTGGGTTTTAAATACAATCATAGCTCTGTGCTTGATACAAACAG TGCTTGCTATTAAATGCTGGGAGtgccgatcagacagtgatccCAAATGTGGCGATCCCTTTGACAACAGCACATTGGTTATTACGGATTGCAATCAGGTATCTAATTTGGAGCACTTACCCGGGGTGCGGCCAACCATGTGTCGCAAGATTCGACAAAAGGCCCATGGTGAATGGCGCTACTTTCGCAGCTGTGCCTTCATTGGAGAACCTGGTATTGGTGGTGACGAGCGCTACTGTTTAATGCGCACCGGCAGCTACAATATTTTTATGGAGTTCTGTACTTGCAACAGCAAGGATGGCTGCAATGGAGCAGGTTTACTAAGTGGAAACCAGGTAGCTATAGCGGTGACAACAGTACTAGTTTCAACAGTGGCATGGTTTCTAAGGAATTAG